The segment ACCGCGAACACATCGGCCATGGACCACTTGCTGATCGTGCGCACGAAGGCGTAGAGCCGATACGCGGTGGGCGAGTGCCGGAGCGCCACAATGGGCGCGAGCAACGCAGCCTTGAGCACAGGCACGCAGATGCTGAAGAGCAGGATGAGCCCGGCGACGAAGTCATTGCCGCTGGCATGCAGACTCTTCACCGCGCCCACCACGCTGCGCGTCTCGTTCGAGAGTTCGCGCACGTTTCCGAAGATCTCCATCGTCGCCTTGATGGTGAGCACCGGTTGCACGAGCCCGG is part of the Gemmatimonadaceae bacterium genome and harbors:
- a CDS encoding paraquat-inducible protein A — encoded protein: MPSFFTPRNILALTLSLVSLGLLWPGLVQPVLTIKATMEIFGNVRELSNETRSVVGAVKSLHASGNDFVAGLILLFSICVPVLKAALLAPIVALRHSPTAYRLYAFVRTISKWSMADVFAVGMLIALLAAKGTANLEAIAGPGFYFFASYCLVSNLAFQLLRVEKPA